A genomic window from Colletotrichum destructivum chromosome 7, complete sequence includes:
- a CDS encoding Putative transcription factor IIIC, 90kDa subunit, transcription factor IIIC zinc-finger, protein MDRSKIPPLKTLTLNSRPLTSHALAFSCDAELAVAADDSVHVFLPEFPTPEEPTSTTGKPHHQHPTPADDGTREAADGDPAGVAAAAAVADAQENGKTTRQQYYTYILRIPTSRKPDPRMNASLFAAQGLAMPSYEDDLAASAGIGVAEDPSSAFEGVGSGTVTGYGASLNQVVAVEWSPAGLGRNLRAALAVMMTSGALLVFGEGEGGGAVDLGVRMRNFRDWRILWGVGANMPLPDAGSEDGAYLPRDKVRSFSWARYLGPGQALMAYATDQEEVVVLSVQYYLPDDSEGGESNAGSYVWEVDELARFDARGPHPSINIMDPDYIPYTSAFSLKWSPWLLSDGSRTAVLAYCARSYVGFRRITIPSHWSRGASVAVAIEEADITGICTNLLSDAFVEWEEAIWDRGGAKVCRGVIASPFKGLPFQVALNGPEGTVKEPHTTSVCNTTFPEDTTSPDATNPITSLIIHPPDLSKQSKAPSYSLIRLSATATNDNWFQQSTGDPSSAAAAVESLPKWADTISSTVKLSVPVAMLGRGIGVGAAGGDAESVASGEDSDSDDDDFDLPEDAGEQIHPYRVRMWGMAMSPAGGMSAVLVSQHATQKPEKSVKTKVMFGARSGPAAAALPNPPLSGDAMDVDGDEGGAAGPGRSEVASWARQSTEAKMWDWMYAGGPAVPGTLGSDGSARAGNVSLRMRLEGVKNKQRCVFCQTPLEDKGKESVCGRGHIFATCATTGLAILAPGISRACAVCGLRCLMTKEVVKIAQEHLGLDAKVETSEEICGGCGGKFVV, encoded by the exons ATGGATAGATCCAAG ATCCCGCCCCTCAAGACGCTCACCCTCAACTCCCGACCCCTGACGAGTcacgccctcgccttctcctgcgacgccgagctcgccgtcgccgccgacgactcGGTCCACGTCTTCCTCCCCGAGTTCCCGACACCGGAGGAGCCGACGTCCACCACCGGAAAGCCGCACCACCAACACCCCACTCCGGCAGACGATGGCACCCGAGAAGCGGCGGATGGGGACCCCGCCGGCGTGGCGGCAgccgcggccgtcgccgatgccCAGGAAAACGGGAAAACCACCCGCCAGCAGTACTACACCTACATCCTCCGCATCCCGACCTCGCGGAAGCCCGACCCGCGCATGAACGCCTCGCTCTTCGCcgcgcagggcctcgccATGCCCTCTTATgaggacgacctcgccgcgtCGGCGGGCATTGGCGTCGCAGAGGACCCATCTTCGGCTTTCGAAGGCGTCGGCTCCGGCACCGTCACGGGGTACGGCGCCTCGCTGAAccaggtcgtcgccgtcgagtgGTCGCCCGCGGGGCTGGGTCGCAACCTGCGCGCCGCGCTGGCCGTGATGATGACAAGCGGcgctctcctcgtcttcggcgagggcgagggcggcggcgccgtcgacctcggcgtgcGCATGAGGAACTTTAGGGACTGGAGGATTCTTTGgggcgtcggcgccaacATGCCCCTCCCGGACGCCGGgagcgaggacggcgcgTACCTCCCCAGGGACAAGGTGCGGTCGTTCTCGTGGGCGAGGTACCTGGGCCCCGGGCAGGCTCTGATGGCGTACGCGACGGATCAGGAGGAGGTTGTCGTTTTGAGCGTGCAGTACTACCTCCCAGATGACTCGGAAGGCGGCGAGTCGAATGCGGGATCGTATGTTTGGGAGGTTGATGAGCTTGCGAGGTTCGACGCGAGAGGACCGCACCCGAGTATAAAC ATCATGGACCCCGACTACATCCCCTATACCTCGGCTTTCTCCCTGAAATGGAGCCCCTGGCTCCTCTCGGACGGCTCCAGGACCGCCGTTCTTGCGTACTGCGCGAGGAGCTACGTCGGCTTCCGCAGGATCACGATCCCCAGCCACTGGTCGCGGGGCGCgagcgtcgccgtcgccatcgaggaggcGGACATCACCGGGATCTGCACGAACCTCCTGTCCGACGCCTTCGTGGAGTGGGAAGAGGCCATCTGGGACCGCGGCGGGGCCAAGGTCTGCAGGGGTGTCATCGCGTCTCCTTTCAAGGGTCTGCCCTTTCAGGTCGCGCTCAACGGGCCGGAGGGAACGGTCAAGGAGCCTCATACTACGAGCGTCTGCAACACCACCTTTCCAGAGGACACCACATCGCCCGACGCGACGAACCCCATCACAA GTCTCATAATCCATCCCCCCGACCTGTCAAAGCAGAGCAAAGCGCCTAGCTACTCTCTCATCCGCCTCTCCGCCACGGCGACAAACGACAACTGGTTCCAGCAAAGTACCGGCGACccttcctccgccgccgccgccgtcgagtcCCTCCCCAAATGGGCCGACACCATCTCTTCAACAGTCAAGCTTTCCGTCCCCGTGGCCATGCTCGGTCGCGGCATCGgggtcggcgcggcgggggGTGACGCCGAGTCCGTCGCTTCGGGCGAGGAttccgactcggacgacgacgacttcgacctccccgaagacgccggcgagcagATCCACCCGTACCGCGTGCGCATGTGGGGCATGGCCATGtcgcccgccggcggcatgaGCGCCGTCCTGGTCTCGCAGCACGCCACGCAGAAGCCCGAGAAGTCCGTCAAGACCAAGGTCATGTTCGGCGCACGGTCCGGCCCGGCCGCTGCGGCGTTGCCTAACCCTCCCCTGTCGGGCGATGCGATGGATGTGGACGGGGACGAAGGGGGTGCCGCCGGCCCCGGGAGGAGCGAGGTCGCGTCCTGGGCGAGGCAGAGcaccgaggccaagatgTGGGATTGGATGTATGCTGGCGGCCCTGCCGTTCCTGGAACGCTCGGGTCTGACGGAAGCGCGAGGGCCGGCAACGTCTCGTTAAGGATGAGGCTCGAGGGGGTCAAGAACAAGCAGCGGTGTGTGTTCTGCCAGACGCCGCTGGAGGATAAGGGCAAGGAGTCGGTGTGCGGCAGAGGGCACATTTTTG CTACCTGCGCAACAACCGGTCTCGCCATCCTTGCGCCTGGCATCTCGAGGGCCTGCGCTGTCTGTGGTCTCCGCTGCCTCATGACGAAGGAGGTTGTCAAGATCGCGCAGGAGCATCTCGGACTCGATGCCAAGGTCGAAACTTCGGAGGAGATATGCGGTGGATGTGGTGGCAAGTTTGTGGTATGA
- a CDS encoding Putative cyanovirin-N, with protein MKGFGIIIPVLSLMAAQALARDCPLESDCFQKSCKNIQLLMEPIPFVDNSVYRGLWRLHAECRDNAGIKTVTRIDLSECIGNFDGNLLWSKHGGLYCDECKLTKTDPVIMQCECKTKKQKLVVREINLSEGIWVYDGAIGCYDTQWVKFPGIGKY; from the exons ATGAAGGGcttcggcatcatcatccccGTCCTCTCGCTCATGGCCGCCCAGGCTCTGGCCCGCGACTGTCCTCTCGAGTCTGACTGCTTCCAGAAGTCCTGCAAGAACATACAACTGCTCATGGAACCGATTCCCTTCGTCGACAATAGTGTCTATCGCGGCCTTTGGCGTCTTCATGCAGAGTGCAGGGACAATGCTGGCATCAAGACCGTCACCCGAATAGACCTCTCCGAATGCATTGGCAACTTCGACGGCAACCTATTGTGGTCCAAACA CGGCGGCTTGTACTGCGACGAATGCAAGCTCACGAAGACCGATCCTGTCATCATGCAGTGCGAGTGCAAGACCAAGAAACAGAAGCTTGTCGTCAGGGAGATCAACCTCT CCGAGGGCATCTGGGTCTATGATGGCGCCATCGGCTGCTACGATACGCAGTGGGTGAAGTTTCCTGGCATCGGCAAGTACTGA